One window from the genome of Rhodobacteraceae bacterium S2214 encodes:
- the dnaE gene encoding DNA polymerase III subunit alpha, with amino-acid sequence MSDPRFIHLRLHTEYSLLEGAVPVKKLIGLAAGMDMPAVAVTDSNNMFAALEFSEYASKAGIQPIVGCQVDIRYTKPDPGKKPEAPAPIVLLAKSEAGYMNLMKINSCAYLDQGNEVPQVDVQELAEFSDGLICLTGGPDGPFGRLLRQGQRPKAELLMDQFQDIYGDNLYVELQRHPGENGLTDAEKQSERGHVEMAYAKGIPLVATNDVYFPKSELYEAHDALICISEGAYVDQQEDRRRLTPQHYMKTPQEMVTLFADLPEAIENTIEIAKRCAFKTYKRDPILPKFADDEVAELRRQAQEGLKARLAVIPHAAEVKEYEDRLEFELGIIEGMGFPGYFLIVADFIKWAKDQGIPVGPGRGSGAGSLVAYALLITDLDPLRYSLLFERFLNPERVSMPDFDIDFCMDRREEVIRFVQEKYGRDKVGQIITFGALLSKAAVRDVGRVLQMPYGQVDRLSKMIPVEGVKPVSIEKALADEPRLREEANNEEVVDRLLTYAQQVEGLLRNASTHAAGVVIGDRPLDELVPLYQDPRSDMPATQFNMKWVEQAGLVKFDFLGLKTLTVIQNAVNLVVKSGRPLHVNAGGDELFQPPEGLINDIGTIPLDDEKSYALYSSAKTVAVFQVESSGMMDALKRMKPNCIEDIVALVALYRPGPMENIPTYCEVKNGQKEIESVHESIDYLLAETQGIIVYQEQVMQIAQVMAGYSLGGADLLRRAMGKKIAEEMAKERPKFEKGAMENGVDKKKASEVFDLLEKFANYGFNKSHAAAYAVVSYQTAWLKANHPVEFMAGVMNCDIHLTDKLAVYFQEVKKGLSIDYIPPCVNRSEATFDVRDQKLVYGLGALKNVGVEAMKLIVDGRDGREFVNLFDFARRVDLKRVGKRPLEMLARAGAFDVLDGNRQRVFRSLDPLVAYSAAIHEQKTSNQVSLFGEAGDDLPEPRIASGDDWLPAERLAEEFKAIGFYLSGHPLDDYMAALKRKGVLTLDEVTAKAERGACIVKMAGTVSGRQERKSARGNRFAFAQLSDPTGQYEITIFSDTLETAREHLETGSQVVIQAEATMESDQLKLLGRSVAPIDNAVADAGSSGLRVFLDAPDAIPSVATILENASRDGVKGGRGPVYFCLMGADLPGEVEIDLGQNFPVNPQIKGALRSLNGVIEVEEV; translated from the coding sequence ATGTCTGATCCCCGCTTTATTCACCTTCGCCTGCATACCGAATATTCCCTTCTAGAAGGGGCCGTTCCGGTTAAGAAACTGATCGGCCTCGCCGCTGGCATGGATATGCCGGCAGTCGCGGTCACCGATTCGAACAATATGTTCGCGGCATTGGAGTTTTCCGAATACGCGTCGAAAGCAGGCATTCAGCCTATCGTCGGCTGTCAGGTCGATATTCGCTACACAAAACCCGATCCCGGCAAAAAACCGGAAGCCCCCGCGCCCATCGTGCTGCTGGCCAAATCAGAAGCGGGTTACATGAACCTGATGAAAATCAATTCATGCGCCTACCTTGATCAAGGCAACGAAGTCCCACAGGTCGATGTGCAAGAATTGGCGGAATTCAGCGACGGTTTGATCTGTCTGACCGGCGGCCCTGACGGTCCGTTCGGACGGCTGTTGCGACAGGGTCAGCGGCCTAAGGCCGAGTTGTTAATGGACCAGTTTCAGGACATCTACGGCGATAACCTTTATGTCGAACTGCAACGGCATCCCGGTGAAAACGGGCTGACCGACGCGGAAAAGCAATCGGAGCGCGGGCATGTAGAAATGGCTTATGCCAAAGGCATTCCGCTGGTCGCCACCAACGATGTCTATTTCCCGAAATCCGAACTGTACGAAGCGCATGACGCGCTGATCTGTATCTCGGAAGGCGCCTATGTTGACCAACAGGAAGACCGTCGTAGGCTGACCCCGCAGCATTACATGAAAACACCGCAGGAAATGGTCACGCTGTTTGCCGACCTCCCTGAGGCGATTGAGAACACAATCGAGATCGCCAAACGCTGCGCCTTCAAGACGTACAAACGTGACCCGATCCTGCCGAAATTTGCTGACGACGAGGTCGCGGAATTGCGCCGTCAGGCACAGGAAGGTCTGAAAGCCCGCCTCGCCGTGATCCCGCATGCCGCAGAGGTTAAAGAATACGAAGACCGGCTCGAATTCGAACTCGGCATTATTGAGGGCATGGGGTTCCCCGGCTATTTCCTGATCGTTGCCGACTTTATCAAATGGGCGAAGGATCAAGGTATCCCCGTGGGTCCGGGCCGAGGGTCCGGTGCGGGGTCGCTCGTGGCCTATGCGCTACTGATCACCGACCTTGATCCGCTACGCTATTCGCTGCTGTTCGAGCGGTTCTTGAACCCCGAACGGGTTTCCATGCCCGACTTCGATATCGACTTTTGCATGGACCGTCGTGAAGAAGTCATTCGTTTCGTGCAGGAAAAATACGGGCGCGACAAAGTGGGGCAGATCATCACCTTTGGTGCGCTGCTGTCCAAAGCCGCAGTGCGTGACGTGGGGCGCGTATTGCAGATGCCTTATGGTCAGGTGGATCGCCTGTCGAAAATGATCCCCGTTGAGGGCGTCAAACCGGTATCGATTGAAAAGGCGCTCGCCGATGAACCGCGTCTGCGCGAAGAGGCCAACAACGAAGAAGTCGTCGACCGTCTGCTGACCTACGCCCAACAGGTCGAAGGCCTGCTGCGGAACGCATCCACCCACGCGGCGGGTGTTGTGATCGGCGACCGTCCGCTCGATGAATTGGTGCCGCTGTACCAAGATCCACGATCCGACATGCCTGCGACCCAGTTCAACATGAAATGGGTGGAACAAGCGGGTCTGGTGAAGTTCGACTTCTTGGGCCTGAAAACCCTGACCGTCATTCAGAACGCTGTGAACCTTGTGGTAAAATCAGGGCGTCCGCTGCATGTGAATGCGGGCGGAGACGAACTGTTCCAGCCACCGGAAGGCCTGATCAACGACATCGGGACCATCCCGCTCGATGACGAAAAATCCTACGCGCTGTATTCATCCGCCAAAACCGTCGCCGTGTTTCAGGTGGAATCCAGCGGCATGATGGACGCGCTCAAGCGCATGAAGCCCAACTGTATCGAAGACATCGTGGCGCTCGTGGCGCTCTACCGGCCCGGCCCGATGGAGAACATCCCAACCTATTGCGAGGTCAAGAACGGGCAGAAGGAGATCGAATCCGTTCACGAATCCATCGACTATCTGCTCGCCGAAACCCAAGGCATCATCGTTTACCAAGAACAGGTGATGCAGATCGCGCAGGTCATGGCGGGCTATTCGCTTGGCGGCGCTGACCTTCTGCGCCGTGCGATGGGTAAGAAAATCGCCGAAGAAATGGCCAAAGAACGTCCCAAGTTCGAAAAAGGGGCGATGGAAAACGGCGTCGACAAAAAGAAAGCCTCTGAGGTTTTCGACCTTCTCGAAAAGTTCGCGAACTACGGCTTCAACAAATCGCACGCGGCGGCCTATGCGGTGGTCAGCTACCAAACAGCATGGCTGAAAGCGAACCACCCAGTCGAATTCATGGCGGGGGTCATGAACTGCGATATCCACCTGACTGACAAGCTGGCGGTCTATTTCCAAGAGGTCAAAAAAGGCCTGTCGATCGACTACATCCCGCCCTGCGTGAACCGGTCAGAGGCGACGTTCGACGTGCGTGATCAGAAACTGGTCTACGGGCTGGGCGCGTTGAAAAACGTCGGTGTGGAGGCGATGAAGCTGATCGTGGATGGCCGCGACGGACGCGAATTTGTGAATCTGTTCGATTTCGCGCGGCGCGTTGATCTGAAACGGGTCGGCAAGCGTCCGCTTGAAATGCTCGCCCGTGCAGGTGCATTCGACGTTTTGGACGGCAATCGCCAACGCGTGTTCCGGTCGCTCGATCCGCTTGTGGCCTATTCCGCTGCGATCCACGAACAAAAGACGTCGAACCAAGTGTCCTTGTTCGGCGAAGCTGGCGACGACCTGCCCGAACCCCGCATCGCAAGCGGCGACGATTGGTTGCCCGCAGAACGGCTGGCTGAAGAATTCAAGGCCATCGGTTTCTATCTGTCCGGCCACCCGCTTGATGACTACATGGCTGCGCTGAAACGCAAAGGCGTGCTGACATTGGACGAAGTCACAGCCAAGGCAGAACGCGGCGCGTGCATCGTCAAAATGGCCGGTACCGTGTCAGGGCGGCAGGAACGCAAATCGGCACGCGGCAACCGTTTTGCATTTGCGCAACTGTCCGATCCGACAGGGCAATACGAGATCACGATCTTCTCGGACACGTTGGAAACTGCCCGCGAACATCTCGAAACAGGGTCGCAGGTCGTCATTCAGGCAGAGGCGACAATGGAATCCGATCAGCTGAAATTGCTCGGCCGGTCCGTCGCCCCCATCGACAACGCGGTGGCGGATGCGGGCAGTAGCGGGTTGCGGGTTTTCCTTGATGCACCTGATGCCATTCCATCGGTTGCAACGATCCTCGAAAACGCCAGCCGTGACGGTGTGAAAGGCGGACGCGGACCAGTCTATTTCTGTCTGATGGGCGCAGATTTGCCGGGAGAAGTCGAGATCGATCTTGGTCAAAATTTCCCAGTGAACCCGCAAATCAAGGGTGCGCTGCGGTCACTGAACGGTGTGATCGAAGTCGAAGAAGTGTGA